From a single Aricia agestis chromosome 17, ilAriAges1.1, whole genome shotgun sequence genomic region:
- the LOC121735619 gene encoding kinesin-like protein unc-104 isoform X15 codes for MSSVKVAVRVRPFNSREIARDCKCIIEMSGNTTVILNPKLPPNNKEGAKSFNFDFSYWSHNPSDPEFSSQIMVYKDIGEEMLQHAFDGYNICIFAYGQTGAGKSYTMMGRGEDGQEGIIPQICKDLFRRIRQTTSDDLTYSVEVSYMEIYCERVRDLLNPKNKGNLRVREHPALGPYVEDLSKLAVMSYQDIYDLIDEGNKARTVAATNMNETSSRSHAVFTIFFTQQRHDKTTNLVSEKVSKISLVDLAGSERADSTGAKGTRLKEGANINKSLTTLGKVISALAEIASKSKKSKKADFIPYRDSVLTWLLRENLGGNSKTAMIAAISPADINYDETLSTLRYADRAKQIVCKAVVNEDANAKLIRELKEEILKLRELLKAEGIDVAEAEENASPMRKKSEGEVLSPKLSRAATTIAEEAVDQLQASEKLIAELNETWEEKLKRTEQIRVQREAVFAEMGLAVKEGITVGVYSPKKTPHLVNLNEDPNLSECLIYYIKDGVTRLGTAEANVPQDIQLSGSHILSEHCIFENTDGVICLIPHRGALVYVNGREVEEPIILKTGSRVILGKNHVFRFTHPGQPREERVISNKDKELNETEREQSNTETEVASDIETVDWDYAQCELLEKQGIDLKAEMRKRLVALEEQFKREKEHADQQFEEQRKNYEARIDALQRQVEEQSVTMSMYSSYTPEDFHNDEDIFECWSAREVGLAAWAFRKWKYHQFTSLRDDLWGNAIFLKEANAISVELRKKVQFQFTLLTDTPYSPLPPELAPRDDDHEYRPGAPTVVAVEVTDTKNGATHYWTLEKLRQRLELMREMYHNEAELSPTSPEHNIESVTGGDPFYDRFPWFRLVGRSFVYLSNLLYPVPLIHKVAIVNEKGDVKGYLRVAVQAVLDAEKNVCYVDNAEFAAGVKQSAKISFDDDIAPTRSRLKALTNVDKNNALNLEDRTEQDSNIKIEELAATECDADSGRGDSSLASELKEEDLPDHLTLGKEFTFRVTVLQAHSVSADYADVFCQFNFLHRNEDAFSTEPVKNAGKNTPLGFYHVQNITVPVTKSFVDYIKSQPIVFEVFGHYQQHPLHKDAKQDGVGGRLPPRRMLPPSLPISAPVRSPKWGAAAVAPPCCSSHLHSKHDLLVWFEICELAPNGEYVPAVVEHSDELPCRGLFLLHQGIQRRIRITILHEPSGDLHWSDVRELVVGRIRNTPEANEDTTDGDEDSALSLGLFPGERPTLDDRAVFRFEAAWDSSLHGSPLLNRVSGNGEVVYITLSAYLEVENCGRPAIITKDLSVVVVGRDSRIGAGRSLRRALFGSKAARADRLTGLYELSLHRALEPGVQRRQRRVLDTSGTYVRGEENLHGWRPRGDSLIFDHQWELEKMTRLEQVSRTRHFLALRERLRHGHENTVTPNDFTKTEKEVSNMAAKAAAECGHAREDVYEPWEMTPRERELATKYIKLIQGRIGHKEVETAVSPATPVDEGVSADISTPSLLSSIHSASSFELCSPERAMLERAAGWGGGAATTVGGALYVPECEEVRVSAAVARRGYLNVLQHGTHGWKKRWLVVRRPYVFMYRDERDPVERAVINLANAHVEYSEDQEQMVRMPNTFSVVSKERGYLLQTLGDKEVHDWLYAINPLLAGQIRCATGRGQRGAGRGSRAARGARGARRTHETASQWSLSSFFKSVAEARISHRPLRATRSLPRY; via the exons GCTACAACATATGCATATTCGCGTACGGACAAACTGGCGCGGGCAAGTCCTACACGATGATGGGCCGCGGCGAGGACGGCCAGGAGGGCATCATCCCGCAGATCTGCAAGGACCTCTTCCGCCGCATCCGGCAGACCACGTCAGATGACCTCACTTACTCG GTGGAAGTATCCTACATGGAGATATACTGCGAGCGAGTGCGTGATCTGCTCAACCCTAAGAACAAGGGCAACCTGAGGGTCCGCGAGCACCCCGCCCTCGGCCCTTACGTGGAGGACCTCAGCAAGCTCGCCGTCATGTCCTACCAGGATATATACGACCTTATTGACGAGGGGAATAAGGCCAG GACTGTAGCAGCAACCAACATGAACGAGACGTCGTCCCGCTCGCACGCGGTGTTCACCATCTTCTTCACGCAGCAGCGACACGACAAGACCACCAACTTGGTCTCAGAGAAG GTATCCAAGATCTCCCTAGTGGATCTGGCCGGGTCTGAGCGGGCTGACTCCACCGGCGCCAAGGGCACGCGGCTGAAGGAGGGCGCCAACATCAACAAGTCACTCACCACGCTCGGCAAAGTCATATCCGCGCTCGCTGAGATC GCATCAAAAAGCAAGAAATCTAAGAAGGCGGACTTCATACCTTACCGTGACTCGGTTCTAACATGGCTTCTACGTGAGAATCTCGGCGGCAACTCCAAAACCGCCATGATAGCGGCCATATCACCCGCTGATATTAACTACGACGAGACGCTGAGTACATTGAG GTACGCGGATCGCGCCAAACAGATCGTCTGCAAGGCGGTCGTCAATGAGGACGCCAACGCCAAACTCATTCGAGAACTCAAGGAGGAGATACTCAAACTGCGCGAGCTGCTCAAGGCGGAGGGCATAGACGTCGCTGAAG CAGAGGAGAACGCGTCGCCGATGCGCAAGAAGAGCGAGGGCGAGGTGCTGTCGCCGAAGCTGTCGCGAGCCGCCACCACCATCGCCGAGGAGGCGGTCGACCAGCTGCAGGCTTCGGAGAAGCTTATTGCAG AACTAAACGAGACTTGGGAGGAGAAGCTCAAACGCACGGAACAGATACGAGTGCAGCGCGAGGCCGTTTTTGCTGAGATGGGTCTAGCTGTGAAGGAGGGTATAACAGTCGGTGTATACTCGCCCAAGAAGACTCCACATCTTGTCAACTTGAATGAGGACCCGAATTTGTCGGAATGCCTCATTTATTATATCAAGGATG GTGTGACCCGGCTCGGTACAGCTGAGGCCAACGTGCCCCAAGACATCCAGCTATCTGGCTCACACATACTTAGCGAGCACTGCATATTCGAGAACACGGACGGCGTCATCTGCCTCATACCGCACCGCGGCGCGCTCGTGTACGTCAACGGCCGAGAG GTGGAGGAGCCGATAATCCTGAAGACCGGTTCCCGGGTGATCCTGGGCAAGAACCACGTGTTCCGGTTCACGCACCCCGGCCAGCCGCGAGAGGAGCGCGTCATCAGCAACAAGGACAAGGAGCTCAATGAGACGGAGAGGGAACAGAGCAATACTGAGACTGAAG TCGCGAGCGACATAGAGACAGTAGACTGGGACTACGCGCAGTGCGAACTGCTGGAGAAACAGGGCATAGACCTGAAGGCCGAGATGAGGAAGCGCCTCGTCGCCCTCGAGGAGCAGTTCAAGAGAGAGAAGGAACATGCAGACCAGCAGTTTGAGGAACAGAGAAAG AACTACGAAGCCCGCATCGATGCACTCCAGCGTCAGGTGGAGGAGCAGAGCGTCACCATGTCTATGTACAGCTCCTACACGCCGGAAGACTTCCACAATGATGAAGACATATTCG AGTGTTGGTCGGCGCGCGAGGTGGGGCTGGCGGCGTGGGCGTTCCGCAAGTGGAAGTACCACCAGTTCACCTCGCTGAGGGATGACCTGTGGGGCAACGCTATCTTCCTCAAG GAGGCGAACGCAATCTCCGTGGAGCTCCGCAAGAAGGTCCAATTCCAGTTCACCCTACTCACGGACACGCCCTACTCGCCCCTCCCACCGGAACTCGCGCCGCGCGACGACGACCACGAGTACCGCCCCGGTGCGCCCACTGTGGTCGCCGTAGAGGTTACTGATACGAAGAACGGGGCTACGCATTATTGGACGCTGGAGAAGTTGCG ACAACGTCTCGAGCTGATGCGCGAGATGTATCACAACGAGGCGGAGCTGTCGCCGACGTCGCCAGAGCACAACATCGAGTCGGTGACCGGCGGCGATCCATTCTACGACCGGTTCCCCTGGTTCCGTCTGGTTGGACG GAGCTTCGTGTACCTATCGAACCTGCTGTACCCGGTCCCGCTCATTCACAAGGTGGCCATCGTGAACGAGAAAGGAGACGTTAAGGGTTACCTGCGCGTCGCCGTGCAGGCCGTGCTCGACGCTGAAAAGA ATGTCTGCTACGTAGACAACGCGGAATTCGCGGCGGGCGTCAAACAGTCCGCCAAGATATCGTTCGACGACGATATCGCTCCGACGCGCTCACGACTGAAGGCGCTAACGAATGTCGACAAGAACAATGCTCTGAATCTCGAAGACAGGACCGAACAGGACTCTAATATCAAGATTGAGG AACTAGCAGCTACCGAGTGCGACGCCGACAGCGGGCGCGGGGACAGCTCCCTGGCGTCGGAGCTGAAGGAGGAGGACCTGCCCGACCACCTCACCCTGGGCAAGGAGTTCACCTTCCGCGTGACAGTGCTGCAGGCGCACAGCGTGTCGGCTGACTATGCTGATGTGTTCTGCCAGTTCAA TTTCTTACACAGGAACGAGGACGCATTTTCCACAGAGCCCGTCAAGAACGCTGGAAAGAACACCCCTCTTGGATTCTACCACGTACAAAAC ATCACAGTTCCAGTAACGAAGTCATTCGTGGACTACATCAAGTCTCAGCCGATTGTTTTCGAAGTATTCGGTCACTACCAACAACACCCACTGCATAAG GACGCGAAACAAGACGGCGTGGGGGGTCGATTACCCCCTCGCCGCATGCTGCCCCCCTCTCTGCCGATATCGGCGCCGGTCCGCAGCCCCAAGTGGGGCGCGGCCGCCGTGGCCCCGCCCTGCTGCTCCTCCCACCTTCACTCCAAACACGACCTGCTCGTCTGGTTCGAGATCTGCGAGCTCGCGCCCAATGGAGAATATGTGCCGGCG GTGGTGGAGCACAGCGACGAGTTACCCTGCCGCGGACTGTTCCTGCTGCACCAGGGCATACAGCGGCGCATACGCATCACGATACTGCACGAACCCTCCGGTGATCTTCACTGGAGCGACGTGAGGGAACTCGTTGTTG GACGTATCAGAAACACACCCGAGGCTAACGAGGATACGACGGACGGGGACGAGGACAGCGCACTGTCGCTCGGCCTGTTCCCCGGAGAACGACCCACGCTGGACGACAGGGCGGTGTTCCG ATTCGAAGCGGCATGGGACAGCAGCTTGCACGGCTCACCGCTGCTCAACAGAGTTAGCGGCAACGGCGAGGTCGTCTACATCACGCTTAGTGCTTATCTCGAG GTGGAAAACTGTGGTCGACCAGCTATCATCACCAAGGATCTATCAGTGGTGGTCGTCGGGCGCGATTCTCGCATCGGCGCTGGGCGATCGCTCCGTCGCGCGCTCTTTGGCTCCAAGGCGGCACGCGCTGACCGCCTCACCGGGCTATACGAGTTGAGTCTTCACCGCGCGCTGGAGCCCG GTGTACAACGTCGTCAGAGACGAGTGCTCGACACAAGTGGCACTTATGTGCGAGGTGAAGAGAACTTGCACGGTTGGCGCCCTAGGGGCGACTCCCTCATATTCGACCACCAG TGGGAGCTAGAGAAGATGACTCGACTGGAGCAAGTGAGCCGGACACGTCACTTCCTGGCGCTGCGCGAGCGCCTGCGTCACGGACACGAGAATACCGTCACACCCAACGACTTTACGAAGACAGAGAAG GAGGTGAGCAACATGGCGGCTAAGGCGGCCGCGGAGTGCGGTCACGCACGCGAGGATGTATACGAGCCGTGGGAGATGACGCCGCGCGAACGGGAACTCGCCACCAAATACATTAAACTTATACAGG GGAGGATAGGTCACAAGGAGGTGGAGACCGCGGTGTCGCCCGCCACGCCCGTTGACGAGGGCGTGTCCGCCGACATCAGCACGCCCAGCCTGCTCTCCTCCATACACAGCGCCAGCAGCTTCGA GCTATGTTCCCCGGAGCGCGCCATGCTGGAGCGCGCGGCGGGCTGGGGCGGGGGCGCCGCGACGACGGTAGGCGGGGCGCTGTACGTGCCCGAGTGCGAGGAGGTGCGCGTGTCCGCCGCCGTCGCGCGCCGCGGGTACCTCAACGTGCTGCAGCACGGCACGCACGGCTGGAAGAAGCGGTGGCTG GTGGTCCGCCGGCCGTACGTGTTCATGTACCGCGACGAGCGCGACCCGGTGGAGCGCGCGGTCATCAACCTCGCCAACGCGCACGTCGAGTACTCCGAGGACCAGGAGCAGATGGTGCGGATGCCGAATACTTTCAG TGTGGTGAGCAAGGAGCGCGGGTACCTGCTGCAGACTCTCGGTGACAAGGAGGTGCACGACTGGCTGTACGCCATCAACCCCCTGCTCGCCGGACAGATCAG GTGTGCAACAGGTCGCGGTcagcgcggcgcggggcgggggtcgcgggcggcgcggggggcgcgggggGCCAGGCGGACGCATGAGACAGCCTCACAATGGAGTCTATCCTCGTTTTTTAAGAGCGTCGCCGAAGCCAGGATATCGCACAGGCCGCTTAGAGCGACGCGCTCCCTACCCAGATATTGA
- the LOC121735619 gene encoding kinesin-like protein unc-104 isoform X11 → MSSVKVAVRVRPFNSREIARDCKCIIEMSGNTTVILNPKLPPNNKEGAKSFNFDFSYWSHNPSDPEFSSQIMVYKDIGEEMLQHAFDGYNICIFAYGQTGAGKSYTMMGRGEDGQEGIIPQICKDLFRRIRQTTSDDLTYSVEVSYMEIYCERVRDLLNPKNKGNLRVREHPALGPYVEDLSKLAVMSYQDIYDLIDEGNKARTVAATNMNETSSRSHAVFTIFFTQQRHDKTTNLVSEKVSKISLVDLAGSERADSTGAKGTRLKEGANINKSLTTLGKVISALAEISASKSKKSKKADFIPYRDSVLTWLLRENLGGNSKTAMIAAISPADINYDETLSTLRYADRAKQIVCKAVVNEDANAKLIRELKEEILKLRELLKAEGIDVAEGPDGRVVYEKKEPPTTEENASPMRKKSEGEVLSPKLSRAATTIAEEAVDQLQASEKLIAELNETWEEKLKRTEQIRVQREAVFAEMGLAVKEGITVGVYSPKKTPHLVNLNEDPNLSECLIYYIKDGVTRLGTAEANVPQDIQLSGSHILSEHCIFENTDGVICLIPHRGALVYVNGREVEEPIILKTGSRVILGKNHVFRFTHPGQPREERVISNKDKELNETEREQSNTETEVASDIETVDWDYAQCELLEKQGIDLKAEMRKRLVALEEQFKREKEHADQQFEEQRKNYEARIDALQRQVEEQSVTMSMYSSYTPEDFHNDEDIFVNPLFETECWSAREVGLAAWAFRKWKYHQFTSLRDDLWGNAIFLKEANAISVELRKKVQFQFTLLTDTPYSPLPPELAPRDDDHEYRPGAPTVVAVEVTDTKNGATHYWTLEKLRQRLELMREMYHNEAELSPTSPEHNIESVTGGDPFYDRFPWFRLVGRSFVYLSNLLYPVPLIHKVAIVNEKGDVKGYLRVAVQAVLDAEKNVCYVDNAEFAAGVKQSAKISFDDDIAPTRSRLKALTNVDKNNALNLEDRTEQDSNIKIEELAATECDADSGRGDSSLASELKEEDLPDHLTLGKEFTFRVTVLQAHSVSADYADVFCQFNFLHRNEDAFSTEPVKNAGKNTPLGFYHVQNITVPVTKSFVDYIKSQPIVFEVFGHYQQHPLHKDAKQDGVGGRLPPRRMLPPSLPISAPVRSPKWGAAAVAPPCCSSHLHSKHDLLVWFEICELAPNGEYVPAVVEHSDELPCRGLFLLHQGIQRRIRITILHEPSGDLHWSDVRELVVGRIRNTPEANEDTTDGDEDSALSLGLFPGERPTLDDRAVFRFEAAWDSSLHGSPLLNRVSGNGEVVYITLSAYLEVENCGRPAIITKDLSVVVVGRDSRIGAGRSLRRALFGSKAARADRLTGLYELSLHRALEPGVQRRQRRVLDTSGTYVRGEENLHGWRPRGDSLIFDHQRRIWRKLVYDWPLDIIDKFQWELEKMTRLEQVSRTRHFLALRERLRHGHENTVTPNDFTKTEKEVSNMAAKAAAECGHAREDVYEPWEMTPRERELATKYIKLIQGRIGHKEVETAVSPATPVDEGVSADISTPSLLSSIHSASSFELCSPERAMLERAAGWGGGAATTVGGALYVPECEEVRVSAAVARRGYLNVLQHGTHGWKKRWLVVRRPYVFMYRDERDPVERAVINLANAHVEYSEDQEQMVRMPNTFSVVSKERGYLLQTLGDKEVHDWLYAINPLLAGQIRCATGRGQRGAGRGSRAARGARGARRTHETASQWSLSSFFKSVAEARISHRPLRATRSLPRY, encoded by the exons GCTACAACATATGCATATTCGCGTACGGACAAACTGGCGCGGGCAAGTCCTACACGATGATGGGCCGCGGCGAGGACGGCCAGGAGGGCATCATCCCGCAGATCTGCAAGGACCTCTTCCGCCGCATCCGGCAGACCACGTCAGATGACCTCACTTACTCG GTGGAAGTATCCTACATGGAGATATACTGCGAGCGAGTGCGTGATCTGCTCAACCCTAAGAACAAGGGCAACCTGAGGGTCCGCGAGCACCCCGCCCTCGGCCCTTACGTGGAGGACCTCAGCAAGCTCGCCGTCATGTCCTACCAGGATATATACGACCTTATTGACGAGGGGAATAAGGCCAG GACTGTAGCAGCAACCAACATGAACGAGACGTCGTCCCGCTCGCACGCGGTGTTCACCATCTTCTTCACGCAGCAGCGACACGACAAGACCACCAACTTGGTCTCAGAGAAG GTATCCAAGATCTCCCTAGTGGATCTGGCCGGGTCTGAGCGGGCTGACTCCACCGGCGCCAAGGGCACGCGGCTGAAGGAGGGCGCCAACATCAACAAGTCACTCACCACGCTCGGCAAAGTCATATCCGCGCTCGCTGAGATC TCG GCATCAAAAAGCAAGAAATCTAAGAAGGCGGACTTCATACCTTACCGTGACTCGGTTCTAACATGGCTTCTACGTGAGAATCTCGGCGGCAACTCCAAAACCGCCATGATAGCGGCCATATCACCCGCTGATATTAACTACGACGAGACGCTGAGTACATTGAG GTACGCGGATCGCGCCAAACAGATCGTCTGCAAGGCGGTCGTCAATGAGGACGCCAACGCCAAACTCATTCGAGAACTCAAGGAGGAGATACTCAAACTGCGCGAGCTGCTCAAGGCGGAGGGCATAGACGTCGCTGAAG GACCCGATGGTAGAGTCGTTTATGAAAAGAAAGAACCGCCTACCA CAGAGGAGAACGCGTCGCCGATGCGCAAGAAGAGCGAGGGCGAGGTGCTGTCGCCGAAGCTGTCGCGAGCCGCCACCACCATCGCCGAGGAGGCGGTCGACCAGCTGCAGGCTTCGGAGAAGCTTATTGCAG AACTAAACGAGACTTGGGAGGAGAAGCTCAAACGCACGGAACAGATACGAGTGCAGCGCGAGGCCGTTTTTGCTGAGATGGGTCTAGCTGTGAAGGAGGGTATAACAGTCGGTGTATACTCGCCCAAGAAGACTCCACATCTTGTCAACTTGAATGAGGACCCGAATTTGTCGGAATGCCTCATTTATTATATCAAGGATG GTGTGACCCGGCTCGGTACAGCTGAGGCCAACGTGCCCCAAGACATCCAGCTATCTGGCTCACACATACTTAGCGAGCACTGCATATTCGAGAACACGGACGGCGTCATCTGCCTCATACCGCACCGCGGCGCGCTCGTGTACGTCAACGGCCGAGAG GTGGAGGAGCCGATAATCCTGAAGACCGGTTCCCGGGTGATCCTGGGCAAGAACCACGTGTTCCGGTTCACGCACCCCGGCCAGCCGCGAGAGGAGCGCGTCATCAGCAACAAGGACAAGGAGCTCAATGAGACGGAGAGGGAACAGAGCAATACTGAGACTGAAG TCGCGAGCGACATAGAGACAGTAGACTGGGACTACGCGCAGTGCGAACTGCTGGAGAAACAGGGCATAGACCTGAAGGCCGAGATGAGGAAGCGCCTCGTCGCCCTCGAGGAGCAGTTCAAGAGAGAGAAGGAACATGCAGACCAGCAGTTTGAGGAACAGAGAAAG AACTACGAAGCCCGCATCGATGCACTCCAGCGTCAGGTGGAGGAGCAGAGCGTCACCATGTCTATGTACAGCTCCTACACGCCGGAAGACTTCCACAATGATGAAGACATATTCG TGAATCCCCTGTTTGAGACAGAGTGTTGGTCGGCGCGCGAGGTGGGGCTGGCGGCGTGGGCGTTCCGCAAGTGGAAGTACCACCAGTTCACCTCGCTGAGGGATGACCTGTGGGGCAACGCTATCTTCCTCAAG GAGGCGAACGCAATCTCCGTGGAGCTCCGCAAGAAGGTCCAATTCCAGTTCACCCTACTCACGGACACGCCCTACTCGCCCCTCCCACCGGAACTCGCGCCGCGCGACGACGACCACGAGTACCGCCCCGGTGCGCCCACTGTGGTCGCCGTAGAGGTTACTGATACGAAGAACGGGGCTACGCATTATTGGACGCTGGAGAAGTTGCG ACAACGTCTCGAGCTGATGCGCGAGATGTATCACAACGAGGCGGAGCTGTCGCCGACGTCGCCAGAGCACAACATCGAGTCGGTGACCGGCGGCGATCCATTCTACGACCGGTTCCCCTGGTTCCGTCTGGTTGGACG GAGCTTCGTGTACCTATCGAACCTGCTGTACCCGGTCCCGCTCATTCACAAGGTGGCCATCGTGAACGAGAAAGGAGACGTTAAGGGTTACCTGCGCGTCGCCGTGCAGGCCGTGCTCGACGCTGAAAAGA ATGTCTGCTACGTAGACAACGCGGAATTCGCGGCGGGCGTCAAACAGTCCGCCAAGATATCGTTCGACGACGATATCGCTCCGACGCGCTCACGACTGAAGGCGCTAACGAATGTCGACAAGAACAATGCTCTGAATCTCGAAGACAGGACCGAACAGGACTCTAATATCAAGATTGAGG AACTAGCAGCTACCGAGTGCGACGCCGACAGCGGGCGCGGGGACAGCTCCCTGGCGTCGGAGCTGAAGGAGGAGGACCTGCCCGACCACCTCACCCTGGGCAAGGAGTTCACCTTCCGCGTGACAGTGCTGCAGGCGCACAGCGTGTCGGCTGACTATGCTGATGTGTTCTGCCAGTTCAA TTTCTTACACAGGAACGAGGACGCATTTTCCACAGAGCCCGTCAAGAACGCTGGAAAGAACACCCCTCTTGGATTCTACCACGTACAAAAC ATCACAGTTCCAGTAACGAAGTCATTCGTGGACTACATCAAGTCTCAGCCGATTGTTTTCGAAGTATTCGGTCACTACCAACAACACCCACTGCATAAG GACGCGAAACAAGACGGCGTGGGGGGTCGATTACCCCCTCGCCGCATGCTGCCCCCCTCTCTGCCGATATCGGCGCCGGTCCGCAGCCCCAAGTGGGGCGCGGCCGCCGTGGCCCCGCCCTGCTGCTCCTCCCACCTTCACTCCAAACACGACCTGCTCGTCTGGTTCGAGATCTGCGAGCTCGCGCCCAATGGAGAATATGTGCCGGCG GTGGTGGAGCACAGCGACGAGTTACCCTGCCGCGGACTGTTCCTGCTGCACCAGGGCATACAGCGGCGCATACGCATCACGATACTGCACGAACCCTCCGGTGATCTTCACTGGAGCGACGTGAGGGAACTCGTTGTTG GACGTATCAGAAACACACCCGAGGCTAACGAGGATACGACGGACGGGGACGAGGACAGCGCACTGTCGCTCGGCCTGTTCCCCGGAGAACGACCCACGCTGGACGACAGGGCGGTGTTCCG ATTCGAAGCGGCATGGGACAGCAGCTTGCACGGCTCACCGCTGCTCAACAGAGTTAGCGGCAACGGCGAGGTCGTCTACATCACGCTTAGTGCTTATCTCGAG GTGGAAAACTGTGGTCGACCAGCTATCATCACCAAGGATCTATCAGTGGTGGTCGTCGGGCGCGATTCTCGCATCGGCGCTGGGCGATCGCTCCGTCGCGCGCTCTTTGGCTCCAAGGCGGCACGCGCTGACCGCCTCACCGGGCTATACGAGTTGAGTCTTCACCGCGCGCTGGAGCCCG GTGTACAACGTCGTCAGAGACGAGTGCTCGACACAAGTGGCACTTATGTGCGAGGTGAAGAGAACTTGCACGGTTGGCGCCCTAGGGGCGACTCCCTCATATTCGACCACCAG AGGCGTATCTGGCGCAAACTGGTCTATGATTGGCCGCTGGACATTATCGATAAATTTCAG TGGGAGCTAGAGAAGATGACTCGACTGGAGCAAGTGAGCCGGACACGTCACTTCCTGGCGCTGCGCGAGCGCCTGCGTCACGGACACGAGAATACCGTCACACCCAACGACTTTACGAAGACAGAGAAG GAGGTGAGCAACATGGCGGCTAAGGCGGCCGCGGAGTGCGGTCACGCACGCGAGGATGTATACGAGCCGTGGGAGATGACGCCGCGCGAACGGGAACTCGCCACCAAATACATTAAACTTATACAGG GGAGGATAGGTCACAAGGAGGTGGAGACCGCGGTGTCGCCCGCCACGCCCGTTGACGAGGGCGTGTCCGCCGACATCAGCACGCCCAGCCTGCTCTCCTCCATACACAGCGCCAGCAGCTTCGA GCTATGTTCCCCGGAGCGCGCCATGCTGGAGCGCGCGGCGGGCTGGGGCGGGGGCGCCGCGACGACGGTAGGCGGGGCGCTGTACGTGCCCGAGTGCGAGGAGGTGCGCGTGTCCGCCGCCGTCGCGCGCCGCGGGTACCTCAACGTGCTGCAGCACGGCACGCACGGCTGGAAGAAGCGGTGGCTG GTGGTCCGCCGGCCGTACGTGTTCATGTACCGCGACGAGCGCGACCCGGTGGAGCGCGCGGTCATCAACCTCGCCAACGCGCACGTCGAGTACTCCGAGGACCAGGAGCAGATGGTGCGGATGCCGAATACTTTCAG TGTGGTGAGCAAGGAGCGCGGGTACCTGCTGCAGACTCTCGGTGACAAGGAGGTGCACGACTGGCTGTACGCCATCAACCCCCTGCTCGCCGGACAGATCAG GTGTGCAACAGGTCGCGGTcagcgcggcgcggggcgggggtcgcgggcggcgcggggggcgcgggggGCCAGGCGGACGCATGAGACAGCCTCACAATGGAGTCTATCCTCGTTTTTTAAGAGCGTCGCCGAAGCCAGGATATCGCACAGGCCGCTTAGAGCGACGCGCTCCCTACCCAGATATTGA